Genomic segment of Bemisia tabaci chromosome 9, PGI_BMITA_v3:
GAACCTGTTACTGTGGGTGACTTGACCAAAGAAAACATTGCAGAATTTATCAATAAGTTAAAGTTGGATGAGAAACCAACAGAGTCGTTAATTCTTGGATCGTACAAAGACTCCAACGCTAATTTCTTCACAGACAGTATCAGTGAAGTGGCAGGCGTGGACGACACAGCTGGCGGTGAGGTGGAAGATTTTGAGATTTACTCGAGCATGCACCTGGCAATGAAGAATCCTGTAGACTTCACAAACTTGCCACTTTTTCAGGACACCTACGAAGATGTTATTCCATCTTGTCCGCCGCGACCGTCCTCCGAATCCAAGTCAGTTGTCTTAGCCAAGTTGcgagaaaaagatgaaaagccTCTGGATCTATCACCAGATGGTGTACCTCCGTTGCCGCCAAAGAGAGTCAAAAAGAATGCTGGAATGTTTAAGACTTTGCCACCTGTACCAGAGAAACAGAAGACAAATATATTTCAGAAATTGTTTCTCTCCGAAAAAGAAGAGCAAAAGCATCTCGGGCGGAGGGTTCTCAAGGGAAGGCAGCGTGGGAGGTGAAAGTCGTAAATCTGTCCCAGAAGCCTCCTTGTACTTTGGCGAAGATACTCTTACGGAGGCTGAGCATTATGCATTGTACACTGCAGTCGCTCCTACTGCCAACATGTCGGAGTTCGATGAGCTTTCGTTTTATTACAGCCCTGTAGAGGGatttaaacaataattttttggaatttatttCACAAAGGAAGAATTATTATCCCGCACAAAACTATCTCTCTGTAACTAGCAAATCCAGCACCCACAAAATTGGAATCCAGGCCATtatccatttgaaattttcaccttttggAATAGTtggaaaatattattgaatTCTGAATGGAATTTTACTTTTTAGGAGAGTTATAAATGGCAAAGTACGGCTCAAGTAAAATTTCAACGCTTAAATTCCTTTCCTTTAACTAATTTAACTTGAAAGTAggaaatcattgatttttttcaggaGAAACTGCGACAGCGTCTTATATGTGTCAGATAATTGGCTAGATCTGAGCTCATTTAATGCCTCGAGCTATGAAAAGTGCCATCTTTTCTGCTACGAGTCAGTTTTGTCTAATGTATATCTCATTTGTTTTgctcttttgatttttctcagCCTCTTCTCCTTCATAAGGttaatgtaatttttgtttattttctgtaGATCCAGTCCATTTGAAACGTAAAAGACGTAGACAACAGTCTACTGACTCTAAGCTTTCGGATAGTAGTTTTTATAGTGAGTACTGTCTTTTGTTGTTAGCGGTGGAGGTTGTTAGGACAATgggaatttttttcgattttgttttaaaattaatacatCTCGCAGTCTCAACTCTTTACAATGCTATCATCGTAAAAGAGAAAAAGCATTCTGTTATTTGCCCTTTTATAATAGAAACTCATTATGTTTCCTTAGCagagataaattaaaaatattcccttgttggagaaaaatttttgaagtaaattctTTAATAATCAAACAGTAATTCTCTAGATGCTCTTATTCATGCTGAGTTTGAAAGTAAAGTTTATCAAACGTTTTTATTCAAGCTTTgtttgagtaatttttcaaacataGAATATGTGTAACTCTaatattcttcaatttttttattcaactgCCGTTCTCATTTTGTTTAGTTTTATGAGAGAAAACTTGAAGTGGAAGGTTAAGTAAAAATAGAAGTCCTTTGTTATAATAGGAACTGCCAAATTCCTCAATCAAATGAGTGTAATTTTCCactgatttcattcaaaatcatGTAGGGATAATTTAATCTTTAATTCAATCTAGTGtaacaattttccaaaaactcAGTGGGTTGAACCCATTCGCAGTCCTGCAATTCAACTACGGTGATGGTTTCTTTATGGTGGTGGAATCTCTTCTATGCATGCCTTTTTAAAACACATTAGTGAACCAAAATCAAAGTGCCATATCCTTTTCGATATACAAACTTGTTCCTCCTGTGCATGTTCTATATATTTTTTGAACTGTTATAAAGGCTCAGCCTGCTCTCTGTTTTTATATTATTACAAGCAGATTAGAACACTTTTATCCCGTTACACTGTTGTAAAACAATTTGATTCATAGAGTACGGTGTTTTGCAATGACAAATTGAGCACATTCCACATGAGCCTTGTGCTGCATAAGAGTACACTGTTTTAGGGGTTCCTGTGAGAACGTTGTTGGTTCCTCATTGCGAACCTCTGTCTAAATTTAAACgatatttttggggaaaatgtcAATTAGGAAGTTAATTGAGATAAcatttaagtatattttacaTCCTATTTTTGAAATCGAATTAGTCATTGATAAAGCTACAAACTTCCTttgttgaagaattttttttgacacttttttctcaTTACTACATGTTTTAGATTCCTTATTTCTCTGAAAGAGAACTTCGGAAGAGTGAATCTTATTTTTAgtggaaaaaatggaaattatgATGATCTGTGTTCAATGAAAATAAGTTTCAGTCTCAAATCAATGAGTTCAACTATCCCTCTGTCTTAACGGACCCAACAAGGTTATTTTTATCTTGCAACGAGGGCCTTgagatatttttacaaaaaaacagtCGGAAGATGATTGAGATTTCTCAAAGTTCAAAGCACGGCACTCAATTTCTATAACACAGCCTTCAGTCTCTATAACAACACCCGTCATACcaagaattttgctgtaacAAAGGAATTGTCCGCTGCACTGAACTTTCTACGTCTGTTGCGTGCCTGTTGTAACGCTCATGTCTCTAAAACCAAAAATCGTTCAATGCATTGCAGATTTGTCATGTAGGGAGTACTGTATTATCACACAATAAATTGTTAGAATTCTTTCTTAtcattagaaatattttttgggGCATTGATTGtagtaaaatattataataaaaATGTAATATGCAAAAAGTTGGTAACTGTATGTCTGTAACTGGACTGTGGAATGTGATACGCGACGATCCTGACTATTGACCATAGGGGAAGGTCCCTAACATAAGTCAAACACAATTACAGGTTGTGACAGTAGTTTCTTTAAGAAAACTGagagtctcaatttttttacttttttttaccacttaAAAGGGATTTTCTATCATtagaattttttaataatttgctGCTGGCGCAGATagtctgatttttattttttaaatcaatcttTAATCTCTAGTCAGCAAGTCTAGTTTGTTTTTACTTATTCTAAGTCATCTTGATAGTAATTTCTTTTTGTTTAGTGTGTCCTAGTCATCACACAACTACGACCAGTATTGAATCATTTTTTTGATAGTGGTTTTTAAACAAACCTGTGATGCAAAAAGTCCATTTAAATGTTTCGATATTTATATTGTACTCattgaatgttttaaaaataaattttgaattttacttaaGATTTAGCACTATTTAATGTGAAGTTCTTTCCGCAATTTTGCTACCCCTCCaggaaaactaaaaaattccggaacatttaaaaaaatattcaagaacATCATAAAAGATCAGGGACTTTATTTCAAAACAGTAAAATGTTAGGTTACCAAGCCATTAGGTCTCCAATGTCTTGTTTAAGACAGTTCGGGAGGATACTGAAAATGCTGAGGAAAACTACTGTTTTTGCCAGCAATCCTTTTCCTGAAatcatctgaatttttatcACGACATTTCTGGGATTCAACATAAATGGTCTTTTGTAAAAGTGTTGCCTCAGATTTGACCTCTAGACAAAGAGCGAATTGAAGAAttacaatgtattttttctcatcagaatttcacgtagaatacaaCCGGTGCAAAAAGAACTAAAGTTATCGCGaaagtaactcctaaccaagatatgaACGGTTTTGCACGCTAAACATTACCATCAGTCTTgatggtacaaaaaaatcgatggccaaagtgcaaaactacgtatctttattacagtgtttcaaagtttttgctcttattttattttttcgaagaaaaagcgAGCCAACTTTGCATTTTGAactttatacagaatattctgcaaacagagaagaaaaatcaaagcatttttcaagaaattacgttgactagttttacaaagaaaaaatgaagtatggcaggagGTTTGCATGTTTGGAAACAGATActtttttatttgagatcagGACTAAAAAAAGAAACGCCATCTTCATTTTCTATGCAAGAAACAAGAAAAGTCTCCTATTGCGCTTTAACGTATGTTGGCTAATTTCAGGCCAGCTGGTTAAAGAGCCAATGAGTGGAAGATCTCCTACTagaatcatcaatttttttgttagttCACCCTGTACATAAATGTACtgtttttagtaatttttaccAGTGTGATAGTTAatcacaaatttcaatttgacgTTGTAATACACTTTCTAATTGGCAGAGAACGTAAGGTATCCAAGGAAGTCTCATCTCAGCCTTGATGCTAATTGGAAGTAGTTCGAAAAACTAGTAAATTGCTTTCAAta
This window contains:
- the LOC140225470 gene encoding LOW QUALITY PROTEIN: uncharacterized protein (The sequence of the model RefSeq protein was modified relative to this genomic sequence to represent the inferred CDS: inserted 2 bases in 1 codon) is translated as MGDIFEANQVSNQTVTELNNNVSVSEPTEPVTVGDLTKENIAEFINKLKLDEKPTESLILGSYKDSNANFFTDSISEVAGVDDTAGGEVEDFEIYSSMHLAMKNPVDFTNLPLFQDTYEDVIPSCPPRPSSESKSVVLAKLREKDEKPLDLSPDGVPPLPPKRVKKNAGMFKTLPPVPEKQKTNIFQKLFLSXKKKSKSISGGGFSREGSVGGESRKSVPEASLYFGEDTLTEAEHYALYTAVAPTANMSEFDELSFYYSPVEGFKQ